The following coding sequences are from one Lolium rigidum isolate FL_2022 chromosome 6, APGP_CSIRO_Lrig_0.1, whole genome shotgun sequence window:
- the LOC124662454 gene encoding uncharacterized protein LOC124662454: MERALMSDPMSKLTDDILVDIISRVPYKSTCCCKCVSTRWRDFLSHPDHRKKLPQPLAGFFYQGYNRDRFPKIARYFTNASGEGDPLVDPSLSFLPRYSSLEILDCCNGLLLCRCWKPTDPKTLDYVVCNPATEKWVVVPATEWSNKVSVARLGFEPAVSSHFHVFEFIDEKAWVTDESELNEWTGSLEAVATYSSKSGVWTHPVVVSTILSIPTHSKGVFFNSIMHLAAFDDMVATFDVQGNLQTIIDTPDLPYDSPVNDVFVSRGQLYFTGITRSEFGPSMSVWVLEDYNIGEWTLKHTVSHFALFGTNYSGCNYKVISFHPERDMIFVVYGEENTLMSYDMDCRKRHIICQLGRDCQLEDISDEEKTPFIPYGPLYTESLADGT, encoded by the coding sequence ATGGAGAGGGCACTGATGAGCGACCCGATGTCCAAGCTCACCGACGACATCCTCGTGGACATCATCTCGCGGGTGCCCTACAAGTCCACCTGCTGCTGCAAGTGCGTCTCCACCCGCTGGCGCGATTTCCTCTCCCACCCCGACCACCGCAAGAAGCTGCCCCAGCCCCTCGCCGGCTTCTTCTACCAAGGCTACAACAGAGACCGCTTCCCCAAGATAGCTCGCTATTTCACCAATGCTTCAGGGGAAGGTGACCCTCTCGTCGACCCCTCACTATCATTCCTGCCTAGATACAGTAGCCTTGAGATCTTGGACTgctgcaatggcctcctcctctgccggtgCTGGAAGCCCACTGACCCCAAGACGTTGGATTATGTGGTGTGCAATCCGGCCACCGAGAAATGGGTTGTTGTGCCAGCCACGGAATGGTCCAACAAGGTGAGCGTTGCTCGCCTTGGGTTCGAACCCGCCGTCTCCTCCCACTTCCATGTGTTCGAGTTCATTGATGAGAAGGCGTGGGTTACAGATGAGTCTGAGCTTAACGAGTGGACTGGATCTCTCGAGGCAGTGGCAACCTACTCATCCAAATCTGGAGTTTGGACGCATCCAGTTGTTGTGAGCACTATTTTGTCGATACCCACGCATTCAAAAGGCGTTTTTTTCAATTCCATCATGCATTTGGCTGCATTTGATGATATGGTAGCAACCTTTGATGTTCAAGGAAATCTTCAGACGATCATTGATACTCCTGATTTGCCATATGATTCGCCTGTCAATGATGTTTTCGTATCACGGGGACAGTTATACTTTACAGGTATTACTCGTTCTGAATTTGGTCCTTCAATGTCAGTCTGGGTTCTTGAGGACTATAATATCGGAGAATGGACCTTGAAGCACACTGTCAGCCACTTTGCTCTGTTCGGAACAAACTATTCAGGGTGTAATTACAAGGTCATCTCATTCCACCCAGAGCGTGATATGATATTCGTAGTTTATGGGGAGGAGAACACACTTATGTCATATGACATGGATTGCAGGAAGCGACATATTATATGCCAACTTGGACGTGATTGCCAACTTGAAGATATTAGTGACGAAGAGAAGACTCCCTTTATTCCATATGGTCCCTTGTACACGGAGTCATTGGCAGATGGGACCTAA